The following nucleotide sequence is from Xiphophorus maculatus strain JP 163 A chromosome 22, X_maculatus-5.0-male, whole genome shotgun sequence.
GCTGGTgtgttgaatttaatttaaaatagtgCGTATGAGTTTGAAATGAACTGGGCCGTTGGGTCAGTTCAACCAAACTACTTCATCGGTTTGTTTACTGCAGTACAGTGGCTGGCTGGCGTACTTTGGTAGAAAACACGTAGCATAGAGGCCGCTaaagtctgaataaaaaaataatttggttaAACTGACCCTTTGAAAATGGCACAATCTACAAAAACAGGGTACAAAGGCTACAGTTTTGTAATTCGGTGGAATTACATTCCATCTGGTATGAAAGAACTGTCACAAGCTTTGTAAATTACAAAGATGATTTCCGTGAAAGACGGAGCTTGCCGCCTCTCCCCTCATTCAGGATTCTCCTTCAGAATTGAAAACGAAGAAACAGCGAGGCGATCTACTCCAGCGATTTGGCGAACTCTGCGTAGTCGATGTACCCGTCGTTGTTTTTGTCGTCGTCCCTCAGGACGTCGTCGATTAGCGCGATGAGCTCCTCCTCCTTCATTGGCTGGCTGTTCTCCCCTCTCTCCTGCGATTCAGaacaggaaaaacaggaaaaatgtatttaatttttttatatcagGACAGAAAAGTTTAGTGCTCTATACAgatttctaaaattgtttaaatattgCATAATATTAGAGAAATTTCAGGCCACTTTCCTTTAAAGAACTGATCGAGCTTCAGTCGTCGGACAGAAGGGCTCAGATCTGACGTTATGACTACGGGGTCAAACTCCTAACTGATCAATCTACTGattattaatcagatttttaaaaattggcacattctaaACATTTGTTAtgaaccacttaagcctttttaatgcaattttacAATATTATGAATACAAGATgccaataaacaaataatttaatttctattttaaataagaaaataaacattttattgcctaaaagtATAATACCACAGCATTCCCTTAATAAATATGAACCAGTGGAAGTTAAAATGATGCCACTTGAAAAGTTTTGGTAAAAAACTTGTTAAGTATTCAGATccagacaaaggtgttttttatattaaatgtataaatatctTGTTCCAAGTtaaattatctgccagtggaactagaactttttaacaaatataatgtttatatcTCGCAGAAATGTTACCTGTATggtaagttggttttgtcttatttcaagtctactaagatatttggactagaaactagaccaaagtttctaggtaagattttgtgttttgtaaaattgggaatcaataaaaaactcaattacaaaacaaaacaaaacatgtttttctaaataGTTGTAATTAAGACGTAATAATGTCAACTTTCATACAAGATGCCAATAAACAAATTGGCATCTTTTTGTATTAACTGCATAAATCATTTATCAACATCATCCACACAGTTCACTGCTAATCacacaaatgtataaaattgtagtagctttgttttgttcagcCCCTAATTTATTTATGCACCTACCTCTTTGTGTACATGTGTAATAGCAGTGGCCAACTCCAGGCCGTCCAGCAGGTTGTTTCCATCGTAGTCGTGCATCTTAAAATAATGCAGCTGAAGCTCCTGGGGCGTCATGTCTTTCTCAGGTTTGTCGATGACCCCCTCCAAGTGCTCCATGATGTGGCTGAGAGCAGAGggaagagaaaaatctgaaattggcCCATCATCCAGTGAGCTGGGCGATGTGTCTGGACTTCAGAGGTGTTGCTCACTCTTTGTCTTGCACCATGTTTCTGTCAAGGCGAGTTATCTGAGCTGAGCCTCCCACTACAGGAGGAGGCTGCTGCTGGTGTGGAGACAACTGAGAGTGAGCACACAGAAAAGAGCAGGACAGGAAGAGGATCAGACCCCCCCACTGTGCACGACGCCTCATCCTGCAAGGGAGAGAAATGCATATTCCTCTGTAAATCCATGTAACTAAAACCGCTTCTCTCCTGTTGACAAAAATACAGGCTAAGATTAGAAATAACTGTTCATCACAAggataaacataaacaaaaacggACTTCAGCTCTGTCCCGTTTACATGTGGTTACAGTAAAATGCCCAACGGAAGGGTAAACAAACATTACCGTTAGCTAACACGCACATTTGCTAGCCAAATTACTTAATTCCAGACAAAACATCCCGCTAAACAAAATTAGCATCTACTCAGccacagtgaaaacaaacagccAACTCAAATCCTCACTTTCAAGTAATCGGTGTGGCTGCTGCAAACCGCTAAGGTGTTGTTTCCTCGCTTTTCTGTTAGCGAGCGCTGGGAACTATAATGGACCAAGCAGCTTCCCGTACCGCCTTATGGACACGACAGCTCATTTTTGATTGGTCAACAATGATCGAAGATAACGTAACGGGCACGTTACGTCCTCCAACGGTCAACTCTTGCAACgtttcacactgcaaaaagtTAAATGTACTAGTAAATATTTAACCTAAGAGGTTTAGCAATTTAATAAATCAAGTAAAACCACAATAACCCGGAACTGCCCTGATATCAAGTgatattatgttttgttttaactaaaaacatttgaattgcTAAATGACCGTCTGAAAGACACGTCAACGTCTCCGCCATATTGGGAGGGGAAGCTGTTACTCCTGAAATTATTCAAAGTGAGTGCAgttaaagcttttttaaaaagctcagaGTTAACACTtcacaaaaaagattttgaagtagaaatgttttatcttcGCGTTTGTCTTTGTTCAACAACGTTTTAGCTTCATTGTTAAGctaacaagcaaacaaaaaacttagGATATAAACTATGATGCTCTTTCTGTGTCTGATAAGAAAACTagtttaaaaattgtaaatagtTTTAGCAAACTGTGAAAAAGATTAGTTTTGAAAACAGATTCTCCCTCTCATGCCCCCAAATTGCATCATCCtctattatatttttgttgtgcaATGTTTTGCTTGGGAAACCTCTGGGGATGCTGTGGCATGAAAATTAGGGTCAATATTCTAAGACCCTGTGTTGTAATATTACAACATCTCAGTTtcaagcttaaaaaaataacaaatgttgacttttcttgcttttttacCCAAACTTAGACATTTAGTCCTAATATTAATCTAATAGATTAGACTTAAGGACCAGCCCAAGCACTGCTGCCAGTTACATAGATATACCCAAATGAGAGTAACTGATACCCTCAGTTAGTTAGTGAAGTTCACTCACTAACTTCACTAAGTTAGTTAGTGAACATGTTTAGtgcattaatataaaaaaaaactcttggcACATTTGACAAGCCACAGTTGTAGTTTAACTTCTCTTGTGACCTTTCTTGTTACATTGTGGGTTTTGCTGTTGAGTTggaattttgttgttgttgttgttgtgatttttgAGGTTTCATTGTGGATTTTCCTGATACATTGTGCTACACGCAGTTGAGTTGTGCTTTTTGCTGTTGCATTGTGACTTTTTGCTGTTGCATTGATGCGTTTGTTTTTGTACTGTATactttgttgttgctttgtaACTTTTGTTGAGTTATAgcatttgttgttgtgttgtagattttgttgttgcattgtagcatttgttgttgtgttgGGGCTTTTACATACTGTTGACCATTCTGAGTCACCGTAAAAGCTTATTTAGTTGTTTCCTCAAAGTAAAGCAGTTCATTTTGACTGGTTATATTTTCTCTCTAATTAACTAGAATAAGTTACCAGAAATTACCAAAAAGCCCTATTCCTAATTAAAGTGATTAAATCTCCAGTTTGTGCAGCAGGTGTCTAAAAGACACTTCACTACATCAGTAAAGCCTACAAACCACGTGCCACGTTTAGTGAAACATCTTTGCCGGACAGAAAACTTTGAGGGCGCAGTGACGCTCTCCAGTCAGCAGGGGGCGCAAGCCCGCCGCTGAGTGCCCAGACCCAGATTAATCGTGCTGCGGTTGGACGCCCGCTGAGGAGACGGACAGGCGCTTTTCATGTCGCGCAAATGTCAACTTTCCCAAGAGAAAATGACGCTGCCAAATCTCTCTTCAAGATGCTTGAGGTTTCTCTTAATGTCTCACAGTAGCTGACTTAGACTGTAGTGATTTACAATTCTCCCTTGTGTTTACTCCCTTTGTGTTGtggttcattttattcaaactaGATTCAGAAATTTCCCTTCCATTTACCCACAGAGTTCTCCCCTctattattagtttttaataGTACCGGCAGTATTAACTGGGCTGCACTTTCTAGTGCTTCATAAAGTCCATGTCATGGAGCAGAGACTAACAGATGTAGTCGCTTGTATCTGAGCTGAGGGAGGTAAGCTGGTGTCAGCCTGCCAGTGAGGCAGAACCCAGATCAGAGAGCCAGACAAACATTTAACGTTTTTTAATCCTCATCCATAAGCAATATTAATGTACAAACATGGCATTATTTTACAGACTACATGTTCTGCTGTTTGTGTCCAGCCACAGTTTTGCTTTGCTGTTTCTTAAGCCCTGCCTGATCCAGTTAAAGTGTTAACGGGAAAAAGATTAGAGACTTGGCTCTTATTCGCCTTCACACTGCTACAAATCAAATTCTCCCAGGCAGGGCCGGCCCAGAGTTTAATGATTTGCTAACCCGCCCTTATTCATTTCTGCTATGTTTTGCATTAAAGATCACATGTTTTAAGAGTTAGGCAGCAATGAATCCCTTAAACAGTCATCTCAGCCAGCTTGcactatttattaaaaaagaaaagttacagTTTGGGTTACTCAGCTGCTCCAGTGTTTCCATGCAGTAGGAATGAGGAGACAATAttgtaaaaaactgaaaagttcaaatactttttgagatttatttatgAAGAGGTACTTATTTGacccaaataaaagaaattgtgaCACTATAGTATGGctgtagaaaaataaagttcaattCATAGATTcaactttcaataaaaaacaataaatcaagctTAAGTAAATAacaatcataataataataataatggctaATAAATGTGgaataacatgagaaaatatgaaaatattaaatatataataatcatcataataaaactgttactatattaataaaacacatgcaAAGCTTATGACTCTATCAACATAATTATGTGACAAATCTAAATGTTTACAGGAAGCCTgtaaattactttaatttattatttatattatagattttattgtcatttaacTGCACATTTACAACATGCATATCGAGCAAAGgctacaaaaataataaataaataaataaattcattaaaacaaataataaataaatgaatatataattaatacaaataataaataaaaatgggcaaagtaaaaaataaatgaatgcaaaATTAAGGGCTTCCTtaattaaaattggaaataataaatgaatataaagaATTTTATCTGCTATTTGGAGAGACGAATTTAAAAGTTGCCTCAAATTCATGgaactttacttaaaaaaataaaataaagctcaaaaatctGAGTTTAAGTTGGCCTGGTTTCAAGTAACAATCCTCAAACTTAAATccattttgctttattattcCATCATATGCCTTGCTCACCTTTCTCCACTTCacgtttttccttccactaaactttccattaagAAAACTACAACTTCTTTTAGCAATAATCGTGTTTTATCCTCCTTGTGGAGTGtaataatatctattttttattgttttaatgcaaTTTCTCTGAGGTTTAAGAcgtaaactttaaaataaaaacgattaaagaaaaaagaaatctgcagtATTTCAatctgagtttcactttttaaactgatttgctaaaataaataaaactatcaatatttttaacacattgaagtggattttgtctttgtttcaaCAAGTTTACGTTAAaagtttataaataaaccataaTAATCTGGATTTAGTTTGTTGTTTCTCGCGCCCGGACAGTAATGACCGACACCTCACCCCACCCAACCCTGCGCACTCAAACATCTCCTGGTTAGTCCGCAGTTACTCCCATCGTGTCCGGGGACTACGGCCACCACCACCGGGACAGAGCGGCCATGGCGTCCCGGCACTCCTTCACCCAAGTCCGGCTGGAAGCGGAGCTGGAGCGCTACCGGGCCGAGTGCCAGTGGGGCAAAATCCTGGCGCTGGTGGAGCAGATGCGCGCTGCGCGGATCCATGAGGACGGTGAGTGACCGCGGGTCGCACCTGGAGGCTGGGAAGCCGCTGCACGCAAGTCCCGTCACTTCCTGGTTGCTCTATTAACAGAAATACGAACAGTTCACTGTTAAATATTAGAGAAAAACAACCTGGTTCTCGCCcgtatttaaatttgaatttattggaGCAGATTTTAGATAAAACAGACACTGATATCTActaattaaagcagaaagtttttagaaattaactcattttgaaagaaaaattaaggaTTTCCTTCTGTTTGAGTTGATATGTATTATTTTGCAGTGAGCATACTATCACACTGTTGGACCTTGGACTCCAAACAAGATTAGTCGAAGGTCTCCTAAACAGATCTCCTCCTCAAATAACAGCTAAAACCTGCGAAAATCGTGCATCACAACTTGCCCTTTAAAGAAAACCTCTCCCTAGAAGTTTACAGTAAACACAAGAACAGTCTGTCTCACATATAAGCAAAAAACTCTGTCGCTCACTTCAATGTTAAACCAGATTTATCCACCAGCCTGCTGATTTTCCGCCTTTACACTCGAAATCATtccacaaaagaaaagcaaacacactTTTCTTTCTGCACCTCATAAAGCAAGGCTGAGGCATTTCACTAATGCACCTGCCTATGCAGAGTAAATATGGGTTCGAGTGTCCTGACTACAGGCGTCTGTTGCTGTGCTTACAACGGACTGGTGGTTCACTCAGGTGTTAAATTAATGTGCTATTACTGTGCGCTTGCATGGTTTTCATTCGCTGAACCAGCAGCGAGTGTGCAAGGTGCACCAGGAGGAGTTGGCTTCAGATAGAGGAACGTCATGGTAGTTAAGGTGGTCATATATTAAACCTTCGCCCAACTCTGACAGCAATAAAAAGCAGCCATGTTGTTTCTGCTAGGTTTGGGGTCATTGTGTACTGTGGCTTTAAAAGGTTATGTTGAATTTTTATGATCTAAAGTCCAGAGAAAATATTGGAAtgactttaaatttgattttggcaatatATTACTTTTAG
It contains:
- the mcfd2 gene encoding multiple coagulation factor deficiency protein 2; the protein is MRRRAQWGGLILFLSCSFLCAHSQLSPHQQQPPPVVGGSAQITRLDRNMVQDKDHIMEHLEGVIDKPEKDMTPQELQLHYFKMHDYDGNNLLDGLELATAITHVHKEERGENSQPMKEEELIALIDDVLRDDDKNNDGYIDYAEFAKSLE